A window from Pseudooceanicola algae encodes these proteins:
- a CDS encoding DsbA family protein — MRSSSLVLPAVLGIAGLALGLAIAPRLGSSELSEADRTAFRAEVRAYLLDSPEVIFEAAQAMETRQAEQAAQDDIDLVKDNSDALFDDGFSWVGGNPDGDVTLVEFMDYRCSYCRKAFEDVEQLVESDGNIRFVLKEFPILGESSVAASRLAIATRLESGDDAYKALHDAMMTYTGGFDEVASTRLLEGLGLDPAPILARLSDDVIDEEIATTRRLAQQMNITGTPTFVLSDTMLRGYLPLASMREMVADIRSE; from the coding sequence ATGCGCAGCAGCTCTCTTGTACTCCCCGCCGTTCTTGGGATCGCGGGCCTGGCCCTCGGCCTTGCCATCGCGCCCCGGCTGGGGTCTTCGGAGCTGTCAGAGGCCGACCGCACCGCTTTCCGCGCCGAGGTCCGGGCCTATCTTCTGGATAGCCCCGAGGTGATCTTCGAGGCCGCTCAAGCGATGGAAACCCGCCAGGCAGAACAAGCCGCCCAGGACGATATCGACCTGGTAAAGGATAATTCCGATGCGCTTTTCGACGACGGGTTCAGCTGGGTCGGCGGCAATCCGGACGGCGACGTGACATTGGTCGAATTCATGGACTACCGCTGCAGCTACTGCCGCAAGGCCTTTGAAGACGTCGAACAACTGGTCGAAAGCGATGGCAATATCCGCTTTGTCCTGAAGGAGTTCCCGATCCTCGGAGAATCCTCTGTCGCGGCATCGCGACTGGCCATCGCGACGCGGCTCGAATCCGGGGACGACGCATACAAGGCGCTGCATGACGCGATGATGACCTATACCGGCGGCTTTGACGAGGTTGCCTCGACACGTCTTCTGGAAGGTCTCGGACTGGACCCCGCGCCGATTCTTGCCCGCCTGTCTGATGACGTGATCGACGAGGAAATCGCCACGACCCGCAGACTGGCGCAGCAGATGAACATCACCGGGACCCCGACCTTCGTGCTGTCCGACACCATGCTGCGCGGATACCTGCCGCTGGCGAGCATGCGCGAAATGGTCGCCGACATCCGGTCCGAGTGA
- a CDS encoding M48 family metalloprotease — MTVLRDPDIEHALNRLAQPVLRAAGLSSALKVLVVQDPSLNAFVVDPNAIYIHSGLLQRTSSAAALQFIIAHEAAHIANGHLTRRRLNAQYASRVAGLGMALAVATAAGTGQPALAAAGLGVANSARRGFFAHSRAEESSADQSAIRYLSQSGRGARGAIDAMQIFAGQETLSESRRDPYAQSHPVSRDRLRSLTALSQSYGPDPRLDVDQDTYWYERAKGKISAFLQPPKWTRQRADESLAPDIEYMRLAVANHRLSDWRGAVQQLDRALAIRPDDAYYHELKGQILLEGRQFAAAEAAYRRASTLAPNDGLILASLGHAMVVQGGTARLQQALPVLERARAADYRNGGVMRDLGSAYAQLGQPGMAALSIAEYHALYGRLKDAGIQARRAEGLLSRGSPSWQRARDVVVASENAEKP; from the coding sequence GTGACGGTCCTGCGCGATCCGGACATTGAACATGCCCTCAATCGGCTGGCCCAACCGGTCCTGCGCGCGGCAGGTCTTTCCAGCGCGCTGAAGGTGCTGGTGGTGCAGGATCCCAGCCTGAATGCCTTTGTCGTCGATCCAAACGCGATCTACATCCATTCCGGCCTGCTGCAGCGCACCAGTTCGGCCGCCGCGCTGCAATTCATCATCGCCCACGAGGCCGCACATATCGCGAATGGCCACCTGACCCGACGGCGGTTGAACGCGCAATATGCCTCGCGCGTGGCCGGGCTTGGCATGGCTTTGGCAGTGGCGACTGCAGCGGGCACCGGTCAGCCGGCCCTGGCGGCGGCGGGCCTCGGCGTGGCCAATTCCGCGCGGCGCGGCTTCTTCGCCCATAGCCGGGCCGAGGAAAGCAGCGCCGATCAAAGTGCCATTCGCTATCTGTCCCAATCCGGGCGCGGCGCCCGTGGGGCCATCGACGCGATGCAGATCTTCGCCGGGCAGGAAACCCTGTCGGAATCCCGCCGCGATCCCTATGCGCAATCCCACCCGGTGTCCCGCGACCGCCTGCGCAGCCTGACCGCCCTGTCCCAAAGTTATGGCCCCGATCCGCGGCTCGATGTCGACCAGGATACCTATTGGTACGAACGCGCCAAGGGCAAGATCTCGGCCTTTCTGCAACCGCCGAAATGGACCCGGCAACGCGCCGACGAAAGCCTTGCACCCGATATCGAATACATGCGGCTGGCCGTGGCCAATCACCGGCTTTCGGACTGGCGCGGCGCGGTCCAGCAGTTGGACCGGGCTTTGGCGATCCGTCCCGATGACGCCTATTATCACGAGCTGAAGGGCCAGATCCTGCTGGAAGGTCGCCAGTTTGCCGCCGCCGAGGCCGCCTATCGCCGCGCCAGCACGCTGGCCCCGAACGACGGGCTGATCCTGGCCTCTCTCGGTCACGCGATGGTGGTCCAGGGTGGCACGGCGCGCCTGCAGCAGGCCCTGCCGGTACTGGAACGCGCCCGCGCCGCGGATTACCGCAACGGCGGCGTGATGCGCGATCTCGGGTCGGCCTATGCGCAGCTTGGACAGCCCGGCATGGCCGCCCTGTCGATCGCCGAATATCATGCGCTCTACGGGCGCCTGAAGGATGCCGGCATCCAGGCCCGACGGGCCGAGGGCCTTTTGTCGCGTGGCTCGCCCTCTTGGCAGCGGGCGCGTGATGTGGTTGTTGCCTCGGAGAATGCCGAGAAGCCCTGA
- a CDS encoding pyridoxal phosphate-dependent aminotransferase produces the protein MRVSSRGDIDPFIVMDVMTRAAELEAQGRHIVHMEVGQPGTPAPLGARRALTSALESESLGYSLTVGMQDLRQRIAQLYDEWYGIDLDPERVIVTTGSSGGFLLTFASLFDAGARVGIGAPGYPSYLQLLKATDLEPVVLQTQEAARFQPRPDDIRGRNLEGLMVASPGNPSGTMLSRPALTRLMEAAADEEISFISDEIYHGLHYEDRAVSALEISDQAYVINSFSKYFSMTGWRVGWMVVPEDHVRRVERIAQHMFICAPTASQVAACAAMDCPEELNANLTVYARNRALMLDQLPKAGFRRIAPPDGGFYLYADVSDLTSDSRIFAREILEKAGVAVTPGLDFDKARGKGTLRFSYAAASEEIREGLDRLKVFMAEREAVRA, from the coding sequence ATGAGAGTTTCAAGCCGCGGAGATATCGATCCTTTCATTGTGATGGATGTCATGACGCGGGCGGCAGAACTGGAAGCGCAAGGCAGGCACATCGTTCACATGGAAGTCGGGCAGCCAGGCACGCCGGCGCCGCTGGGGGCCCGGCGGGCGCTGACATCCGCGCTGGAATCCGAAAGCCTCGGCTATTCCCTGACCGTGGGGATGCAGGATCTGCGCCAGCGTATCGCGCAGCTTTACGACGAATGGTACGGCATCGACCTTGATCCGGAGCGGGTGATCGTGACCACCGGGTCCTCGGGTGGTTTCCTGCTGACCTTCGCGTCGCTGTTCGACGCCGGTGCGCGTGTCGGGATCGGCGCGCCGGGTTATCCCTCCTACCTGCAATTGCTCAAAGCTACGGACCTGGAGCCGGTGGTCCTGCAAACGCAGGAAGCCGCGCGGTTCCAGCCCCGGCCAGACGACATTCGCGGGCGGAACCTTGAGGGGCTGATGGTCGCCTCGCCGGGCAATCCGTCGGGCACCATGCTGTCGCGTCCGGCGCTGACACGGCTGATGGAAGCGGCGGCGGATGAGGAGATCAGCTTTATCTCCGACGAGATCTATCACGGGCTGCATTACGAGGACCGCGCGGTCAGTGCGCTGGAAATTTCGGATCAGGCCTATGTGATCAATTCGTTTTCGAAGTATTTCAGCATGACGGGTTGGCGCGTCGGCTGGATGGTGGTGCCCGAAGACCATGTGCGCCGGGTGGAACGCATCGCCCAGCACATGTTCATCTGCGCCCCCACGGCGTCGCAGGTTGCGGCCTGCGCGGCGATGGATTGCCCCGAAGAACTGAATGCCAACCTGACCGTCTATGCCCGCAACCGCGCGCTGATGCTGGATCAATTGCCCAAGGCGGGCTTTCGCCGCATCGCCCCGCCCGACGGAGGCTTCTACCTATATGCCGATGTCAGCGACCTGACCTCGGATTCGCGCATTTTTGCACGCGAAATCCTGGAAAAGGCCGGGGTGGCCGTGACACCGGGTCTGGATTTCGACAAGGCGCGGGGCAAGGGGACGCTGCGGTTTTCCTATGCCGCTGCCAGCGAGGAAATCCGCGAAGGTCTTGATCGGCTGAAGGTCTTCATGGCCGAACGCGAGGCCGTGCGCGCCTAG
- a CDS encoding helix-turn-helix domain-containing protein, giving the protein MPTTRPTSEQSELKPVEIRNIFGANLRQLSSIYPSVAGLCRDLGINRTQFNRYLSGESFPRPDVLHRICRFFGTDARILLEPVDLLHPVSQGILSHPEIVGYLGRHAAEFDTAMLPSGIYRFSRLSFVDSSLAVMGLVQVYRRDGFTFVRGYEAREAMRQQGLPTDGQSREFRGVFLAQEQGVAALIARRGAATCSFNFLSPVAAFDNNFWEGYVTRTIREAISGPRASRMVYELLPTNSGAILQAARRSGLVELGALPTFHRRLLRLDHPFS; this is encoded by the coding sequence GTGCCGACAACACGTCCGACGTCCGAACAGTCAGAATTGAAACCCGTCGAGATCCGCAACATCTTTGGCGCCAACCTGCGTCAGCTCAGTTCGATCTATCCCTCGGTTGCGGGGCTGTGCCGGGATCTTGGGATCAACCGCACGCAATTCAACCGCTACCTGTCCGGCGAAAGCTTTCCGCGCCCGGACGTGCTGCATCGGATCTGCCGGTTCTTCGGCACCGATGCGCGCATCCTGCTGGAACCCGTCGACCTTTTGCACCCGGTCAGCCAGGGCATCCTCAGCCATCCGGAAATCGTCGGCTATCTGGGACGCCACGCGGCCGAATTCGACACGGCGATGTTGCCCTCCGGGATCTACAGGTTTTCCCGGCTCAGCTTCGTGGATTCCTCGCTGGCGGTCATGGGGCTGGTGCAGGTCTATCGACGGGACGGATTTACCTTCGTGCGCGGCTACGAGGCGCGTGAGGCAATGCGCCAGCAGGGCCTGCCGACCGATGGCCAGAGCCGCGAGTTCCGTGGTGTCTTCCTTGCGCAGGAACAAGGCGTTGCGGCGCTGATCGCACGGCGCGGCGCGGCCACCTGTTCGTTCAATTTCCTGTCGCCTGTCGCCGCCTTCGACAACAATTTCTGGGAAGGCTACGTGACCCGCACGATCCGCGAAGCGATCAGCGGCCCGCGGGCCTCGCGCATGGTCTATGAATTGCTGCCGACCAATTCAGGGGCGATCCTGCAAGCAGCCCGGCGCTCCGGCCTGGTGGAACTTGGCGCCCTGCCGACCTTCCATCGCCGGTTGCTACGCCTCGACCACCCGTTCAGCTAG
- the ilvN gene encoding acetolactate synthase small subunit has translation MSPLKIEHGASSHSVYALRDPHSEVIEKHTLAVLVENEPGVLARVIGLFSGRGYNIESLTVAEVDHTGHRSRITIVTTGTPAVIEQIKAQLGRIVPVHQVNDLTVEGPSVERELALLKVVAEGEKRVEALRLADIFRAKVVDSTLSSFVFELTGTPEKIDAFADLMRPLGLNELARTGVAALKRGDT, from the coding sequence ATGTCCCCTCTCAAGATCGAACATGGCGCATCCAGCCATTCCGTCTATGCGCTTCGGGATCCGCATTCCGAAGTGATCGAGAAACACACCCTCGCGGTGCTGGTCGAAAACGAACCTGGTGTGCTGGCGCGCGTTATCGGGCTGTTTTCGGGCCGTGGCTACAACATCGAAAGCCTGACCGTGGCCGAGGTCGACCATACCGGCCACCGGTCGCGCATCACCATCGTGACCACCGGCACCCCTGCGGTGATCGAACAGATCAAGGCCCAGCTTGGCCGCATTGTGCCAGTGCATCAGGTCAATGACCTGACCGTCGAAGGCCCGTCCGTCGAACGCGAACTGGCATTGCTGAAGGTGGTCGCCGAAGGCGAAAAGCGGGTCGAGGCCCTGCGTTTGGCAGATATCTTCCGCGCCAAGGTGGTGGACAGCACGCTGTCCAGCTTTGTCTTCGAACTGACCGGTACGCCGGAAAAGATCGATGCCTTTGCCGATCTGATGCGTCCTCTCGGCCTGAACGAACTGGCCCGCACCGGGGTCGCGGCATTGAAACGCGGCGATACCTGA
- a CDS encoding acetolactate synthase 3 large subunit, with protein sequence MARQMTGARMVIQALKDQGVDTVFGYPGGAVLPIYDEIFQQNEIQHVLVRHEQGAVHAAEGYARSTGKPGVVLVTSGPGATNAVTGLTDALLDSIPLVVLTGQVATFLIGTDGFQEADTVGITRPCTKHNWLVKDAEKLADTIHQAFHVATSGRPGPVLIDIPKDVQFAEGSYVEPQKARTSHYQPRKKAEIEQINDLVAMIERAERPVFYTGGGVINSGPAASQLLTELVETTGFPITSTLMGLGAYPASGKSWLGMLGMHGLYEANLAMHGCDLMINVGARFDDRITGKIDEFSPGSAKVHIDIDPSSINKIVHVDLPIIGDVAHVLEDVLKVWKAKGRKTNTQAVAKWWEQIDQWRAVNCLNYQNSDKVIKPQYALQRLQALTRDHDRYITTEVGQHQMWAAQFLDFEGPNRWMTSGGLGTMGYGFPASIGVQQAHPEALVINVAGEASWLMNMQELGTAVQFNLPVKQFILNNERLGMVRQWQELMHGQRYSHSWSESLPDFVKLAEAFGVKGILCTDPADLDDAIMEMINHDGPVIFDCRVEKHENCFPMIPSGKPHNEILLGAEAEAFAGGGALV encoded by the coding sequence ATGGCACGTCAGATGACAGGTGCGAGAATGGTGATCCAGGCCCTGAAGGACCAGGGTGTGGACACGGTATTCGGCTATCCGGGCGGCGCCGTCCTGCCGATCTACGACGAGATTTTCCAGCAAAACGAAATTCAGCACGTGCTGGTGCGCCACGAACAGGGCGCGGTCCATGCCGCCGAGGGCTATGCCCGCTCAACCGGCAAGCCCGGCGTCGTTCTGGTGACCTCGGGCCCCGGCGCCACCAACGCAGTGACCGGGCTGACCGACGCGCTGCTCGATTCCATTCCGCTTGTCGTCCTGACCGGCCAGGTCGCCACCTTCCTGATCGGCACCGATGGCTTCCAGGAGGCCGATACAGTCGGCATCACCCGCCCCTGCACCAAGCACAACTGGCTGGTCAAGGACGCCGAAAAGCTGGCAGACACGATCCATCAGGCCTTCCATGTCGCGACCTCGGGGCGGCCCGGCCCGGTGTTGATCGACATCCCGAAGGACGTGCAATTCGCCGAAGGCAGCTATGTCGAGCCGCAGAAGGCGCGCACTTCGCACTACCAGCCCCGCAAGAAGGCCGAGATCGAACAGATCAACGATCTGGTCGCAATGATCGAACGCGCCGAACGCCCGGTCTTCTATACCGGCGGCGGTGTCATCAACTCCGGCCCTGCGGCCAGTCAGTTGCTGACCGAACTGGTCGAAACGACCGGCTTCCCGATCACCTCGACCCTGATGGGCCTTGGCGCCTACCCGGCCAGCGGCAAAAGCTGGCTCGGGATGCTGGGGATGCACGGGCTTTACGAGGCCAACCTGGCGATGCACGGCTGTGATCTGATGATCAACGTTGGCGCCCGTTTCGATGACCGGATCACCGGCAAGATCGATGAATTTTCGCCCGGGTCGGCCAAGGTGCATATCGATATCGACCCATCCTCTATCAACAAGATCGTGCATGTCGACCTGCCGATCATCGGGGATGTCGCCCATGTTCTGGAAGACGTGCTGAAGGTCTGGAAAGCCAAGGGGCGCAAGACCAACACCCAGGCGGTCGCCAAATGGTGGGAACAGATCGACCAGTGGCGTGCGGTCAACTGCCTGAATTACCAGAACTCCGACAAGGTCATCAAACCGCAATACGCCCTGCAACGCCTTCAGGCGCTGACCAGGGACCATGACCGCTACATCACGACCGAGGTCGGCCAGCACCAGATGTGGGCGGCACAGTTCCTCGACTTCGAAGGGCCGAACCGCTGGATGACCTCCGGGGGGCTGGGCACCATGGGTTATGGTTTCCCCGCTTCGATCGGCGTGCAGCAAGCGCATCCCGAGGCCCTGGTCATCAATGTCGCGGGCGAAGCCTCCTGGCTGATGAACATGCAGGAACTGGGCACCGCCGTGCAGTTCAACCTGCCGGTCAAGCAGTTCATCCTGAACAACGAACGCCTCGGCATGGTCCGGCAGTGGCAGGAATTGATGCACGGACAACGCTATTCCCATTCCTGGTCCGAAAGCCTGCCCGACTTCGTCAAACTGGCCGAGGCCTTTGGCGTCAAGGGCATCCTGTGCACGGATCCCGCCGATCTGGATGATGCGATCATGGAAATGATCAACCACGACGGTCCGGTGATCTTCGACTGCCGGGTCGAGAAACACGAAAACTGCTTCCCGATGATCCCGTCGGGCAAGCCGCATAACGAAATCCTGCTTGGCGCAGAGGCAGAAGCCTTCGCCGGTGGCGGCGCTCTGGTCTAA
- a CDS encoding delta-class carbonic anhydrase translates to MQVRLTPLIAALALFVPLTAIGDVAGDATEPGPGRDSAPTATARSAAPAQSTAPVPEDGPLCQGFGPQTPRDISLLDGTNGQSFPMAQAPENMSLCNIHTHTNAEHKGPGFSIRSSDPDFGGYQCEGSDQLTQSELEDPAFGHGPFHGVKPGDTIEVHWVYSSCDVQPGPGLGACLSDACANPTLRVESQVFLLVNDPFALNFEAYDYDGDMTNGRPQPHSLPGDTGTPIVFRGSTTGPSYTQSICSPMQVTWSVRPRCARLDISSLHRWTMDGNAFDEDHSHGVRALVTAPELLAPIQ, encoded by the coding sequence ATGCAGGTTCGCCTCACTCCGCTCATCGCGGCCCTTGCCCTCTTCGTGCCGCTGACGGCGATTGGCGACGTGGCGGGGGACGCAACAGAACCGGGCCCGGGTCGGGATTCTGCCCCCACTGCCACCGCCCGGTCCGCTGCCCCCGCCCAGTCCACTGCCCCCGTGCCCGAAGATGGTCCGCTGTGTCAGGGGTTCGGTCCGCAGACGCCGCGCGACATCTCGCTTCTGGATGGCACCAACGGCCAGAGCTTCCCGATGGCGCAAGCCCCGGAGAACATGAGCCTGTGCAATATCCACACCCATACCAATGCCGAGCACAAGGGGCCGGGGTTTTCCATCCGCTCCTCCGACCCGGATTTCGGCGGGTATCAATGCGAAGGCTCGGACCAGCTGACACAATCCGAGCTTGAGGACCCCGCCTTTGGGCATGGCCCCTTCCACGGTGTGAAACCCGGCGACACGATCGAGGTGCATTGGGTCTATTCCTCGTGCGACGTGCAGCCCGGGCCGGGCCTGGGCGCTTGCCTGTCGGATGCCTGTGCAAACCCGACGCTGCGCGTGGAAAGCCAGGTCTTCCTGCTGGTCAACGACCCCTTCGCACTGAATTTCGAGGCGTATGACTACGATGGCGACATGACGAATGGCCGGCCTCAGCCCCATTCCCTGCCCGGCGACACAGGTACGCCCATCGTTTTCCGCGGCTCGACGACCGGGCCCAGCTATACCCAGTCGATCTGTTCGCCGATGCAGGTGACATGGTCAGTGCGCCCACGGTGCGCGCGCCTCGATATTTCGTCTCTGCATCGGTGGACCATGGACGGCAATGCCTTTGACGAGGACCATTCCCATGGCGTCCGAGCCCTCGTCACTGCACCGGAACTGCTGGCCCCGATCCAGTAG